The Gemmata palustris genome includes a region encoding these proteins:
- a CDS encoding helix-turn-helix domain-containing protein, with amino-acid sequence MEILWLKSKNQTHGCIAELANVSRSTVQRVLRIFAVKGLDGVRSFGWKGQPSALTPHRATIEEEFRASAAHGSTRARRIEERTGVRRKPSRVRKFLKDDLGMKCLKVAPIPVPPKKTVVEHARTQADFLKGGTGTEAGAGSGR; translated from the coding sequence ATGGAGATCCTTTGGCTCAAGAGCAAGAACCAGACCCACGGGTGCATCGCCGAGCTGGCCAATGTGTCGCGGTCCACGGTCCAGCGGGTGCTGCGGATCTTCGCGGTCAAAGGTCTGGACGGCGTCCGGTCGTTCGGTTGGAAAGGCCAGCCCAGCGCCCTGACGCCGCACCGGGCCACGATCGAAGAGGAGTTCCGCGCGTCCGCCGCACACGGCTCGACGCGCGCGCGGCGGATCGAGGAGCGGACCGGCGTCCGACGGAAGCCATCACGGGTCCGTAAGTTCCTGAAGGACGACCTGGGGATGAAGTGCCTGAAGGTGGCCCCAATCCCGGTCCCACCGAAGAAGACCGTCGTGGAACACGCCCGAACGCAGGCGGACTTTTTAAAAGGCGGAACTGGAACCGAAGCTGGCGCAGGCTCGGGGCGGTAA
- a CDS encoding DUF1015 domain-containing protein, whose product MADIRGFRGFRYDLGSVGTLSDVVAPPYDVVDPALQQKLYDSSPYNAIRLELTRDEPGDDEHTNKYTRAGNTLREWVVENAVRQDTARGLYVYEQEYTVEGQTFVRRGFLARVRLEPFGSGKIYPHEQTMSGPKEDRLKLYRATGFNLSPIFGLYPDDGTVFAPLEQLIRSAPPIVARDHLGVINRLWTVTDSATISKVIGAMGPKPVYIADGHHRYETGLKYLEERRAVGEVADDEAAPNFCLMMLVGMSDPGLLILPTHRLVSGLAADLTAPQLEGVLAEHFDVLERTGTNAQAAWEHVLMDGSQSTFAFGTVADGLWTVAKLRDKDVMASLAPDQSDDWRGLGVSILHKLVLDRLLRDKIGGTPVCKYVHLLSEATDATAKKECQLACLVPPVAMSHVEQISEHGEKMPPKSTYFYPKLLTGLVFNSLKKD is encoded by the coding sequence ATGGCTGATATCCGAGGGTTTCGTGGGTTCCGGTACGATTTGGGCTCCGTCGGGACGCTCTCCGATGTGGTCGCGCCGCCCTACGATGTGGTCGATCCCGCGCTCCAGCAAAAACTCTACGACAGTAGCCCGTACAACGCGATCCGCCTCGAACTCACCCGCGACGAACCGGGCGACGACGAACACACGAACAAGTACACCCGGGCCGGCAACACTCTCCGCGAATGGGTCGTCGAGAACGCCGTGCGCCAGGACACGGCGCGCGGGCTGTACGTCTACGAGCAGGAGTATACGGTCGAGGGGCAGACGTTCGTGCGCCGCGGGTTCCTGGCCCGCGTGCGCCTCGAACCGTTCGGGAGCGGGAAGATTTACCCGCACGAACAAACGATGTCCGGCCCGAAAGAGGACCGGCTGAAACTCTATCGCGCGACCGGCTTCAACCTGTCGCCGATCTTCGGCCTGTACCCGGACGACGGCACCGTGTTCGCCCCGCTGGAGCAACTCATCCGGTCCGCGCCGCCTATCGTCGCACGCGACCACCTCGGGGTGATTAACCGCCTCTGGACGGTCACCGATTCCGCGACCATCAGCAAAGTCATTGGCGCGATGGGGCCGAAGCCGGTGTACATCGCGGACGGTCACCACCGCTACGAAACCGGCCTGAAGTACCTCGAAGAACGGCGCGCGGTCGGTGAAGTGGCCGACGACGAGGCCGCGCCGAACTTCTGCTTGATGATGCTCGTCGGGATGAGCGACCCCGGCCTGCTCATTCTGCCGACGCACCGGCTCGTGAGCGGGCTGGCCGCGGACCTCACCGCGCCGCAACTGGAAGGCGTGCTCGCGGAGCACTTCGACGTCCTGGAGCGCACCGGCACGAACGCGCAGGCCGCGTGGGAACACGTGCTGATGGACGGGTCGCAGTCGACGTTCGCGTTCGGAACCGTGGCCGACGGCCTGTGGACGGTCGCGAAGCTCCGTGACAAGGACGTGATGGCGTCGCTGGCGCCGGACCAGAGCGATGACTGGCGCGGGCTGGGCGTGAGCATCCTGCACAAACTCGTGCTCGACCGCTTGCTCCGGGACAAGATCGGCGGGACGCCGGTTTGCAAGTACGTCCACCTTCTGAGCGAGGCGACCGACGCGACCGCGAAGAAGGAGTGCCAGCTCGCGTGTCTCGTACCGCCGGTGGCGATGAGCCACGTCGAGCAGATCTCGGAGCACGGCGAGAAGATGCCGCCGAAGTCCACGTACTTCTACCCGAAGTTGCTCACCGGGCTGGTGTTCAACTCGCTCAAGAAGGATTGA
- a CDS encoding IS1 family transposase, which produces MLGCWTQHPSSPIPPCPRCGATHGAQRSHPLGHSGVPVPGCDRRFVADPKTGPVPEATKDLVRRLLAERMGIRAIARAVGVSRSWLQGFVNELYRQETPHEPGPPQKCGPVVIEADELWSFVGSKGDVHWVWVALDLGTRRVLAMVLGDRSAATAQRLWDALPRGYRTGVTVYTDFLASYRGVIPAPGIDPWGKDTGLTAHIERFWLTLRQRCARLVRKTLTFSAPQEPPRRLVVFHTPVQRIPTLGPLPDFPLRRPLAGCVPRVHQ; this is translated from the coding sequence GTGTTGGGATGCTGGACGCAACACCCCTCGTCCCCGATTCCGCCGTGCCCCCGGTGCGGTGCGACCCATGGTGCGCAACGGTCTCACCCACTCGGGCACTCCGGGGTTCCGGTGCCGGGGTGCGACCGGCGGTTCGTTGCGGACCCGAAGACCGGACCGGTCCCGGAGGCCACGAAGGATCTGGTGCGGCGCCTGTTGGCCGAGCGCATGGGAATCCGGGCCATCGCGCGGGCCGTCGGGGTGTCCCGGTCGTGGCTCCAAGGGTTCGTCAACGAGCTGTATCGACAGGAGACCCCACACGAGCCGGGACCGCCCCAAAAGTGCGGCCCGGTCGTGATCGAGGCCGACGAATTGTGGAGCTTCGTGGGTTCCAAGGGTGATGTCCATTGGGTCTGGGTAGCCCTGGACTTGGGCACCCGGCGGGTGCTCGCAATGGTTCTCGGGGACCGGTCCGCAGCCACGGCCCAACGGCTCTGGGACGCGCTCCCGCGCGGGTACCGGACCGGGGTCACCGTGTACACCGACTTCCTCGCCTCGTACCGTGGCGTGATCCCCGCGCCCGGCATCGACCCGTGGGGCAAGGACACGGGCCTCACCGCCCACATCGAACGGTTCTGGCTTACCCTGAGACAACGATGCGCCCGACTCGTGCGCAAGACTCTCACGTTCTCCGCGCCCCAGGAACCACCTCGGCGCCTTGTGGTATTTCATACGCCTGTACAACGAATCCCGACATTAGGGCCACTACCAGATTTTCCGTTACGTCGGCCCCTCGCCGGATGCGTTCCAAGAGTTCACCAGTGA
- a CDS encoding transposase has protein sequence MPIPVTLVMDNARYQRCALVQGAAKELGIELLFLPSYSPNLNLIERLWKFVKMEVLNSRHHQDQKFQDAIDGCLADLTTKHRQKLATLLTHNFQTWGNVSLLNA, from the coding sequence ATGCCGATACCGGTCACGTTGGTGATGGACAACGCCCGGTACCAGCGGTGCGCGTTGGTGCAGGGCGCGGCCAAGGAGTTGGGTATCGAGTTGCTGTTCCTGCCGAGTTACTCGCCCAACCTGAACCTGATCGAGCGACTGTGGAAGTTCGTCAAGATGGAAGTTCTGAACAGCCGCCACCATCAGGATCAAAAGTTTCAGGACGCCATCGACGGGTGCCTGGCTGATCTGACGACCAAACACCGCCAGAAGCTGGCCACTCTGTTGACGCACAACTTCCAGACCTGGGGCAATGTGTCACTCCTGAATGCGTAA
- a CDS encoding Panacea domain-containing protein, which translates to MLTFKFKFPKAFQAAAVVLREHGGRANFIRLLKLLYITDRELLAQTGRTLTGDEAIALPKGPALKTVHNLINGRGPNDEQTEWNGAMHRAGDDVLLDRLVPTGKLTKAEERKLHEVCERFRETSTEALWEQTHTYGEWKEAYAAEEANPINWEVALADQGAGALVGEVRHIQHEAELIAATFSEPSVGRR; encoded by the coding sequence ATGCTGACGTTTAAGTTCAAATTTCCGAAGGCGTTTCAGGCGGCGGCGGTCGTTCTGCGTGAGCACGGCGGGCGGGCAAACTTCATTCGTCTGCTCAAGCTCCTCTACATCACCGACCGAGAGTTGCTCGCCCAGACCGGGCGCACGTTGACGGGTGATGAGGCGATTGCACTGCCAAAGGGACCGGCTCTGAAAACAGTTCACAATCTCATCAACGGGCGGGGGCCGAACGACGAGCAAACCGAATGGAACGGTGCGATGCACCGGGCCGGCGACGATGTTCTCCTGGACCGGCTCGTTCCGACCGGGAAATTGACGAAGGCCGAGGAACGGAAGCTCCATGAGGTTTGCGAGCGCTTCAGGGAAACCAGCACCGAAGCCCTGTGGGAGCAGACCCACACCTACGGTGAGTGGAAGGAAGCCTACGCTGCAGAAGAGGCCAACCCGATCAACTGGGAAGTGGCGCTAGCCGATCAGGGCGCGGGCGCCTTGGTGGGAGAGGTGCGCCACATTCAGCACGAAGCGGAATTGATTGCGGCGACATTCTCGGAGCCGTCCGTTGGACGCCGGTGA
- a CDS encoding sigma-70 family RNA polymerase sigma factor: MTVRTARLLDHLNRLSTSMDLEALSDSALLTRFARQRDHSAFTTLVARHGSMVYNVCYRQLGNVHAAEDAFQATFLVLARKAGSLRCNSLVAWLHGVAVRVARNARRTAQRHPVRKEALTADEVPGSHTDPLSRLSVRELLQALEEEVRRLPQVYRLAVVLCCFEGLSQEEAAHRLGWSVGSVKGRLERGRTRLRELLTRRGLAPVVVATVLHTTRNELSAALTARTVKVALAFRESESPHQAVASGEVLRLAQHALKGMTMFKWKLALALALFLSITALGAFAPRDGQDKEGADKKPAPVAVAVDLNDGSRVVGKSDSLKELRLLASFGEVRIPVEQVASVQFKDDRGTAAVRFHNGDQLTGTLDLKALGDLKVVTALGETTVPLKLVTQYKMEAPSSRATASARASSTGDEADGPSNPFASLDKVSRWNSGGYAPGWIEADLGTSRKLDRITLVASQTPKGETVHEVWVSDVPIGKDRAKAKLVHTFVGETDNLQELKYTFTPGLTARYVQIHTTESPSWVGWANIDLQVR, encoded by the coding sequence ATGACCGTTCGGACCGCACGCTTACTGGATCACCTCAACCGTTTATCGACTTCGATGGATTTGGAGGCGCTGAGCGACAGCGCCTTGTTGACTCGCTTCGCCCGGCAGCGCGACCACAGCGCGTTTACAACGCTGGTCGCGCGACACGGGTCGATGGTTTACAACGTCTGCTACCGTCAACTCGGGAACGTCCACGCGGCCGAGGATGCGTTTCAGGCCACGTTTTTGGTGCTGGCCCGCAAAGCCGGTTCGCTGCGCTGCAACTCTCTGGTGGCTTGGCTCCACGGCGTTGCTGTGCGCGTCGCCCGCAATGCTCGGCGGACCGCCCAACGCCATCCCGTTCGTAAAGAAGCTCTCACCGCCGACGAGGTACCCGGCTCCCACACCGATCCGCTTTCCCGACTGAGTGTTCGCGAACTACTTCAGGCGCTGGAGGAAGAGGTCCGGCGCCTACCGCAAGTCTACCGACTCGCGGTGGTGCTGTGCTGTTTCGAGGGCCTCAGCCAGGAAGAAGCGGCGCACCGGCTCGGCTGGAGCGTCGGTTCAGTGAAGGGGCGGCTCGAGCGCGGCCGGACCCGATTGCGCGAATTATTGACGCGCCGCGGGTTGGCCCCGGTGGTGGTCGCGACCGTTCTGCACACCACGCGGAACGAACTTTCGGCCGCTCTGACGGCACGCACAGTCAAAGTCGCCCTGGCCTTCCGGGAATCGGAGTCCCCGCACCAAGCCGTTGCGTCCGGCGAAGTTTTGCGCCTGGCCCAACACGCTTTGAAAGGAATGACCATGTTCAAATGGAAATTGGCCCTGGCCCTGGCCCTGTTCCTGAGTATCACCGCGCTCGGCGCCTTCGCGCCGCGGGACGGTCAGGACAAGGAAGGTGCTGACAAGAAGCCGGCGCCGGTCGCGGTGGCCGTGGACCTGAACGACGGCTCGCGGGTAGTGGGGAAGTCGGACAGTCTCAAAGAACTGCGGCTGCTCGCGAGTTTCGGCGAGGTGCGCATCCCGGTCGAACAGGTCGCGTCCGTGCAGTTCAAAGACGATCGGGGCACGGCTGCGGTCCGGTTCCACAACGGCGATCAGTTGACCGGAACCCTCGATCTGAAGGCGCTCGGCGATCTGAAGGTGGTAACCGCGCTGGGCGAGACCACGGTGCCGCTGAAACTCGTGACGCAGTACAAGATGGAAGCCCCGTCCAGCCGGGCGACCGCTTCGGCACGGGCCAGTAGCACCGGCGACGAGGCCGACGGCCCGAGCAACCCCTTCGCGTCGCTCGACAAAGTGAGCCGCTGGAATTCGGGCGGCTACGCGCCGGGCTGGATCGAGGCGGACCTAGGCACCTCGCGGAAATTGGACCGCATCACGTTGGTGGCCAGCCAGACTCCCAAGGGAGAAACGGTCCACGAGGTCTGGGTGTCCGATGTGCCGATTGGTAAAGATCGTGCGAAAGCCAAACTGGTCCACACGTTCGTAGGAGAGACGGATAACCTGCAAGAACTGAAGTACACGTTTACCCCGGGTCTCACCGCGCGATACGTACAAATTCACACGACGGAATCCCCGAGTTGGGTGGGGTGGGCCAACATCGATTTGCAGGTCCGGTAG
- a CDS encoding zinc-ribbon domain-containing protein, with protein MARTRPGAPDEDEDDEFDGDDYDADTDYDPEDPETYPAGLYVDDSRAFVPCPHCRAEIDDESEQCPKCGMFISREDAPSGPKSPVWIVLMVLALLAVLAMTLG; from the coding sequence GTGGCCCGCACGCGACCCGGTGCGCCGGATGAGGACGAAGACGACGAGTTCGACGGCGACGACTACGACGCCGATACCGACTACGACCCGGAAGACCCGGAGACCTATCCGGCCGGGTTGTACGTCGATGACTCGCGCGCGTTCGTACCGTGCCCGCACTGTCGCGCCGAGATCGACGACGAATCGGAACAGTGCCCGAAGTGCGGGATGTTCATCTCCCGGGAAGATGCACCGAGCGGCCCGAAGTCGCCGGTGTGGATCGTGCTAATGGTGCTCGCCCTGCTCGCGGTGCTGGCAATGACCCTGGGCTGA
- a CDS encoding serine/threonine-protein kinase, giving the protein MSDETQHAPRAFAPPGDPTLTAAGTATGSAESVPHAETLAQTPDQIQRTAAAIAPPSLGSAVAGYEIIGELGRGGMGVVYKARHLKLNRIVALKMVLNSGHADARDIARFVTEAQAVADIHHANVIQIFDSGEAHGCPYMAMECLDGGSLAQRLRASGKMAPRAAAELVAKIARGVQAAHDRGIVHRDLKPHNVLLDSRGATTEAWGEPKVMDFGLAKRDGAELTQTGAVMGTPAYMSPEQAKGETKNIGPASDVYALGVILYECLCGSVPFKGSDAWSVIRQVISEEPELAARRAPGVPRDLDLICQKCLAKEPHERYASAAALADDLQRYLNGEALLGPRTGVWYAGRKLAHRWWRPVAVVGVLLGLVLAAWLLPSPLDRRPAPSDDSEKEKEADAALVLLRQEVTNQVNALRMSAPKPDRTSPHKMGALAELPPTDYSRFNVFKDERVIDMRGWRHVDPNDPKDECAVLYSTRREMMKIAPADELRIETRTTGRDVVNRAILPTPKKVRAFSTERPGFVGQQAMKVRHLVFDVRDVPVKQEFTLRYTSTYWNSLQSPDEQWFGVIGYEGSVKASMLMLFPEDHPFREHKFLYAPTKSDDPTKREAPQPYTGPLITVAAEDKSWLYWEIPSPKANHVYRVDWTW; this is encoded by the coding sequence ATGAGTGACGAGACTCAACACGCCCCGCGCGCCTTCGCGCCTCCCGGTGACCCGACCCTCACGGCCGCGGGCACGGCGACCGGCAGTGCCGAGTCTGTGCCGCACGCCGAGACGCTCGCGCAGACGCCCGACCAGATCCAGCGCACGGCCGCGGCAATCGCGCCGCCGAGTTTAGGTAGCGCCGTTGCGGGGTACGAGATCATCGGCGAACTCGGGCGCGGGGGCATGGGCGTCGTCTACAAGGCCCGGCACCTCAAGCTGAACCGCATTGTCGCGCTCAAGATGGTTCTGAACAGCGGACACGCCGACGCGCGCGACATCGCCCGGTTCGTCACCGAGGCCCAGGCGGTCGCCGACATCCACCACGCGAACGTGATTCAGATCTTCGATAGCGGCGAGGCGCACGGGTGCCCGTACATGGCGATGGAGTGTCTGGACGGCGGGAGCCTCGCCCAGCGCCTTCGCGCATCCGGGAAAATGGCCCCGCGAGCCGCCGCCGAACTCGTTGCCAAGATCGCACGCGGCGTGCAGGCCGCACACGATAGGGGTATCGTTCACCGCGACCTCAAGCCACACAACGTGCTCCTCGATTCGCGGGGCGCCACGACAGAAGCGTGGGGCGAGCCGAAGGTGATGGACTTCGGGCTGGCGAAGCGCGACGGTGCCGAACTCACGCAGACGGGCGCCGTAATGGGCACCCCGGCGTACATGTCGCCGGAACAGGCGAAGGGCGAGACGAAGAACATCGGCCCCGCGTCCGACGTGTACGCGCTGGGCGTCATCCTGTACGAGTGCCTGTGCGGGTCCGTGCCGTTCAAGGGCAGCGATGCGTGGTCCGTGATCCGGCAGGTGATTAGCGAGGAACCGGAACTGGCCGCGCGCCGCGCGCCCGGCGTGCCCCGCGATCTCGACCTGATCTGCCAGAAGTGTCTGGCAAAGGAGCCGCACGAACGGTACGCGAGCGCCGCGGCGCTGGCCGACGACCTCCAGCGGTACCTCAACGGCGAAGCGCTCCTCGGTCCGCGCACCGGAGTGTGGTACGCGGGCCGAAAACTGGCCCACCGGTGGTGGCGCCCGGTCGCGGTCGTCGGCGTACTCCTCGGATTGGTCCTCGCGGCCTGGCTCCTGCCGTCGCCACTGGACCGGCGGCCCGCGCCGAGCGACGATTCGGAAAAGGAGAAGGAAGCGGACGCCGCGCTCGTGCTCTTGCGCCAAGAGGTGACCAATCAGGTCAACGCGCTCCGCATGTCGGCCCCCAAACCGGACCGCACGTCCCCGCACAAGATGGGGGCGCTGGCCGAACTGCCGCCGACGGACTACTCGCGGTTCAACGTGTTCAAGGACGAGCGGGTCATCGACATGCGCGGGTGGCGGCACGTGGACCCGAACGACCCGAAGGACGAGTGCGCGGTGCTGTACTCCACCCGGCGCGAGATGATGAAGATCGCTCCGGCCGACGAACTGCGCATCGAAACGCGAACGACGGGCCGCGACGTGGTGAACCGGGCGATACTGCCGACACCCAAAAAGGTCCGCGCGTTCAGCACGGAGCGGCCCGGGTTCGTGGGCCAACAGGCGATGAAGGTGCGGCACCTCGTGTTCGACGTGCGCGACGTCCCAGTGAAACAGGAATTTACACTGCGGTACACCAGCACTTACTGGAACTCGCTCCAGTCGCCCGACGAGCAGTGGTTCGGCGTGATCGGCTACGAGGGCTCGGTGAAAGCCTCCATGCTGATGCTGTTCCCCGAGGACCACCCGTTCCGCGAGCACAAGTTCCTCTACGCGCCGACGAAAAGCGACGACCCGACGAAGCGCGAAGCCCCGCAGCCGTACACCGGCCCGCTCATCACCGTCGCGGCCGAGGACAAGAGCTGGCTGTACTGGGAGATCCCCAGCCCGAAAGCGAACCACGTCTACCGCGTCGATTGGACGTGGTGA